ATGAATCGGACATAAACAGGGTGGATACCCCGCCGGAGCTGCTGATCCTGCCCGCTGCGCGGAGGTGATCGATATGGGTTTGTACGCGTTCACTTTTTACAAGGGCCTCATCCAGGTTGCGGCCCTCGGCCACAACATACACAGATTTTAAAGCAGCTCCGCTGATCCGGTTTAGTTGTTGCTCTGCCTGTTTTAGTTCAGCCGACATATAATTCAGCTCCATCATGTCCGGCTCAAACTGTACCTTGCCCGCAAAGAAAGCAAATACCACGGTTAGTAAAAGGATCAGTGCTACCAGCCATCTGTTCGATTCCAAACGGAGGCCCGCGATCCGGTCAATGCGGGAATGTGTAGGTGCAGCTCCTGCGGCCGATCTGCCGATGAAATGCGGCAAAAAGATCAGGGAGCAGAGTACGGCGCCGATCAGGCTTAACCCGGCAAACAAGCCCAGGTCTTTCAGCATATCTGATGTGGCAAACTGCAAGGTCAGGAAACCGGCAATGGTAGTAAAACTTCCGATGGTGAGTGGGAAGGAGAGGTCCTTAATTACCTGTCGCATATCACCGGTATGCCGGTAATGATTGAACACATGCAATGAATAGTTTACTACGATGCCCAGTACAATGGAACCGGTGCCGAGTGCGATGATAGAAATACTTCCCTTGGTGAGCGCAATAAGGCCCAATGCAAAGGCTGCTCCGTAAGCCACGGGCACGAGGATCAGTACCGGGGCCCGCTTCTTTTTAAAGTAAATACTGATAAAAAACACCAGGAACAGGACGGTGATGCTTAGCGTAAGCCGGGTGTCTTTTTTTAATTGCGCGGCATTACCCTCAGAAACAACTGCACCTCCGAAATAGAGGGCCCGGACCCTCGGATAAATTTTTCCTACGGAATCGATGCTCCGGCTCAGTGCCTCAAACAACTGTTTGCTCTTTCCGGTATTACCTGCGGTGAAATTGGGGGTAATAAACAGCAGGAGGGTCTTTTGGTCCTTTGTAAGAATGTGGTTGTCATACAATTCAAAATTATCGTCAACCTGGAGTTCCTGTAATTTTTTTAGCGCAATAAAAGAAATACCGCTGGGGTCCTCGCTGATGACTTCGCTGATGGCGAAACTGCCCGGGCTGCTGAGTAACTTTATATCATTTTCGAGCGTAGTTTTTAAAACGGCTGGCTGGAGCAGTGTATCGATTTTTGCGTAATCGTTTTCTGAAAGAAACACAGGGAGGTGTTCCTGGATGGTTTGAAACAGTTCCTGGGTAAAATCATCCTCCACCTGGTAGCGAAGACTTTTTATATAAGGTGTTGCGGATAGCTCCAGTGCGGTGCCCAGCGCATCCCCATAAGCAACCAGACTGTCCGGGGCAACCTGTGCGGTATCTTTAAAAGAAACCATGATCGCCAGTTTATCAGCAAATTTTGAATTGCCGAAAACCTCGGCAACCTTTTCTGTTTTCTGATCTTTGGGGATAATGGCATAAACGTCCTCAACAAATCTTATACGGCTGGCCAGCAACAGGAACAAACTAAGTGTGCATACGAAAAAGACATACAGCATCGGTTTGCGTGTAAGAAAATACTGGTATATCGTAAGAAAAGGTTTCTGCATATCTAGCCGGCAAAGATAACTGAAGAAGGGTCAATCCGGGCTTCTCCTGTTGATTTTAAAGGGGCGTGTTATTTCACGCAACGGCGTAAAGGGGCGGAGGCCGCAAATACGGTAAATATGGGATTTCAGGGTATCCCCTTTTTTGCATTTTCACTTTTCATAAGGAATTGCAGGTTACCAGGAGTGGGATGATTGATCGGTTTAAATTATATGAACTTCAAAATAATCAAAATTTTGTATATGTAATAATCCGGCGGGGCAGCGGCTGTTTCTCAGTTCATTGCCCCTGCGTCTGTATGAAACGATCGATGCCCACTTTATCATCTTCTCTCTTTTTGCCCGGCTGCGATCTTCAGTACCAAAAACGTGGCCAGCCAGAAAAGAATGGCCGCAGCAATCGCCAGGGTAACGCTTCCGTAAAGATATTGTTCCAGGTTCTGACCTATATATTTCAACGTGAGTTGCTTGCTGAATGAAATATCTACTGCGCGGCTACCCATCCAGGGCTTTCCCATTTTGTAACTTAGGAAAACGATGAGCGGAATCATGGGCGGAATGCTGATATTGGCCGCAAGGATAAAAAGGGCCTTGTTCAATCGCATCCAATGTGCTAATGGAATGCCTACCAGCAACTGGAACCCCCAAATGGGCACAATGCCCATAAAGATGCCAAAAGCCATGGAGTTGGCCTTGGTAATGGTGGATTCACCCGGATTGAGCAGCAATCGCTTCAACTCTTGTTTCCAGTTTTTTTTTGTAAACCGCCGGAAAAAATCACGTGGCTTTATATATAAAAAGGCAATCAGTACCAGTACGGTATTTAATACACTGATGCGGCTGAAGTCCTTAAATGGTCTGAAATGGGTAATGCGCTCTTCCTTCGGAGGGTAATAAACAGTGATGGGGACTGAAGTTACCGGTACCCCGGCCCAGGCCAGTCGTACGATCACTTCAATTTCCAGTTCGTATTTACGGGTGAATAACCGCATGCGGCTGATGGGTTCCAGGGGGTACAGCCGGTAACCGGTTTGGGTATCCGGACAGTCGATGCCCGTTTCTACCTTAAACCAGAAATTGGAGAATTTATGTCCAAAACTACTTTTGCCCGGAACATTATCAGTGGCCGCCATGTTCCTGCTGCCCATGATCAATGCCGGACCGCTGGTTTCCAGCCGATCGAGAAAGAGCGGCAGGTCTTTGGCAAAATGCTGCCCATCCGAATCGATGGTAATGGCATACCGGTATTCCTGCTCAAGGGCTTTTTTAAATCCGGTGCGCAGGGCCATGCCTTTTCCCTTATTGGGTGAATAGGATACTACGGTGATCTGCGGAAATTTTTCTAGGATCTGCGGTGTGGTATCCGTAGAGCCATCATTAATCACGATCACCTGCGATGTATATTGAAGTACTGATGCGATCACCTGCTCAATGCTCGATGCATTGTTATAGGTGGGGATCATCACACATACACCCAATGCGGAAAAACGTTCTGAGATATCAGCAGGTATGATAGGAATATCTGGTTTCACGAAGCCCCAAAAATAAAGCTTGCAGGGGGATTTTGGCGTTTCTGTAGATGATTTTAAGACGAATTTTTCAGAAAGCCTTAACCGCATTGCTGCAGATCAGAACAGGTACCTTACGGCCAGGCCAAAGGTATGCGCATGCAGGGTGCCGAAGCCGGAGGGGGCCGCAACATGCAGTACCGGCCGGAAATCGGCGGAAAGATTGAGTGGTGTATTGCTGAGCCGGTAATCAATACCACCGTCTGCAAAAATACCGGCACCAAAGCCGTCATAGTATTTTTGCTTTGAAAAAGAATTAAACACTAACAGCCCGCCGCCAGCAAACCATTTTAATCCCGGAACGGTAGTAATATCAAAATGATGCTGATAAGAACCAGAAAGACTGATGCCGGTTGTGTTCCAGTAGTGATAATCGTCGGTGGAATAGCGGTTCCGCCGTCCGAACCCGGCATTGAGTTCGATGGCACCCGGTGTGGAAATATAAAATTTGTAAGAGGCCGCTACTGTGGCATAATCCACATGGGAACTGATCCGGATACCGACGGCTTTTTCGTTTTGTTCCTGGGCATGAAGCGAAGTCATGGCTGCGAAGGCAGCAAAGTAGAGCACGAGTTGTTTCATTAAAAGCTGCCGGCAAAGGTTTACAGGGCAATTCCGGCAGTACAAATATAGGCGATTCGCCCGCGCCCAAAACTTCAACGCAGGTCGTTTTTTATCGGCTCCGTACTATGTAATTGGTACCTAAACGGTTAAAAAATAAAAAAATTATCGCCGTAAAGCGCAGTTGCAGTTTCCAGGAAACGGGATTGAAAAAATGGCTGTCTCAAAAGCCCGTCATTTTGAGCGTAACGTAGTGAAGCCGGGAAATCTTCTATTTTAATTTTTAGACAATAATGAGATTTCTCCGTTCCGCCTCGTCCCGCAAGAGGCGGGATCGGAATGATGGTTTTCGGTTTTTGAAACAGCCTGTTTTAAGGATTGTTTAGAATGCATAGCGGGCCGCAATTCCTACGGCGTCGCCATAAAACGTTTTGTAACCGTCCGGAGCCGTTATATGAATGGTAGGCCGGATATCTGCTGAAAGATTCAGCGGGATCTTTGCAAATTTGTAATCAACGCCTCCCGTTGGGTAAATGCCCATTCCAAATCCGTCATAGCGGTCCTGCTTGGAATTGGTATTAAAAAATACCAGGCCGCCGCCAACAAACCACTTCAGACCCGGAACCGGCTTAATAGGAAAATGATGCTGGTAGGTGCCTGAAAAGCTAACGCCGGGCGTGTTCCGGTCATCGTCATAGCGCGGGTCCCAATAGCGCTTGTTGCCAAAGCCCAGGTTCAGTTCAACAGCACCGGGTTGGGAAACGAAAAATTTATAGGAAGCAGCAAAGGCTTCATATTCCGTGTGGGTGCTTAAACGGGCGCCGATGGCCTGACGGTAGCTGGATTGCGCATTACTGGTGATTGCAGCGGCAATAACTGTAGCTAAAAAAAATAATTTCTTCATTTGTATAAGATTTAACAGGAACGAGTTATCAATAAACATACCAAAGCTGCCTGTTTTTATACAAAATGAAAATTAGAGGGATGGGATCAGTGCCTTATAGAGGGCATCCTGTATACGGCCGCGGATACTTAAACGGCCGAGGCCCGGGCTATTGCGTGTGGGGTATACCCTGTTGGAAAGAAATATATATACAATATTGTATCTGGGATCGACCCATACACAGGTGCCGGTAAACCCGGTATGGCCATAGGTTTGGAGGGAGGCATACCTGCTGGGGTAAGGATCGTTGCTGGTGGCATGATCTTTTTCCGGTTTGTCAAATCCATATCCCCGGCGACTGATGGCACTGTGATAACCGGTAAAATACTGAATGGTTTCCCATTTAAGAAAACGTTGTCCATTCAGCTCGCCGCCATTCAACAGCATCTGATACAGTTTGCCCAGGTCATAGGCGTCTGAAAACAAGCCGGCATGTCCGGCTACACCGCCGCCCAGTGCAGCGCCTTCGTCATGAACGGTACCCCATATGAGCTGGTTGCGAAAACCGGTTTCACTTTCAGTAGGCACGATGCGATCTGAGGGGAAACGCTCCAGCGGATGATAGCCGGTGGTGGCCATGTGCAGCGGTTCGTAGAATGTTTTTTGTACATAGGTTTCCAGGGGCATCCCGGAAATGGCTTCTACAATTTTCCCGAGGAACCAGAAATCGTTGTCGCTGTAAACATATTTTTTCCCGGGCGTTTCCACGGGGCTTTCCAGGATTGTTTTCCAAATGGTGTCTTTATAATCATTCCGGATATAAAGGTTCCGGGCTACCTGAGTCGTAAAGCCTTCTGTTGCAGTGCTGCGATACAAGTCCGGTCGCACGGTTCCGTCGGGGTTCAGGGTCTGTTTATAAAATGGAATAAAAGGGACCATCCCGGCCTGATGCAGGATTATGTCTTCCAGTGTCAGTTTAGCCTTACTGGTTTTTTTGGTCCAGGGAAGATAATCTTCCAGTTTTTTTTTCAGATTGATCTTGCCTTCTTCATACAGCTTCATTACAGAAACCGTGGTGGCTGATACTTTTGTAACGGAAGCCAGGTCAAAAATGCTGTTTAATGCAGTAGGTTCTAAAGAGTCATAGGCATAGTTGCCAAAGGCCTTATGATATACGATTTCGCCGTCTTTAGCGGCGAGTACCACGCAGCCAGGATAGGCTTTTTTTTTAATGCCTTCTTCAGCAATCGAATCCACTGATGCAAAACGGGCATCGCTAACGGGCTGCATATAACTTACATCGGTTCCTTTCTGGATAACACCGGTGCCATATTTCCAGTTGCAAACAGTGACAGGTAAAGTGCCGGCGGCATTGAACCGGGAGCTCAGCCAGTCTGCGGCTACATTCTGGAAAACGGTATCGTCTTCATAGGCGGCCACCAGTGATTTAGCCATACAAAAGCTTCCAAGGGATAAGGGATTTCCAAACACAACGGTTACCGCATTTTTTTGGTTCAGCTGCTGCCAGTTTTGAAGCGCCGTTTGCGAAATGCCGAAATTGCTGCTGCCCTTTCGTAATGCCACATCATGAAAGCCCAGGATCACCGCATCGTATTTACCTTCCACCACTTTTTTTACAATCATGCCACCCTGTCCTGCAGTTTCCTTGTACCGGATATAATAAATATCAGCATTCAGATCCTGTTTCAGGCGCTGCGCCAACGCGGTAGACCCGGCATCATTAAAACCTACATAGGCAATTTTTTTCCCCGCTAACGGCCGGGCAAAGAATTCATTCCGGAATCCGTCCGGGTTAATGAGCCGAACAACGGTTAAAGCCTGACGGGCTATTTTTTCCCGTACCGAGTTGGTAGCTTCGTTGAGGTCTTCTGTAAGATGACCGGTGTTTACAGGATCAAGATGATTCAGCCCCAGATTGTATTTGGCAAGCAATACGCGTTTTACCTTTGCTTCCAGTTCTTTCCAGTTCAGGCGTTTCTTTTTGATGGCTTCGTTTACCGCCTTAATAGTGCCGGCAACGCTTTCCGGAAGGCAAAGCATATCATTTCCGGCGATGAGGGCTTCCACGGCGATGGTGCCGCCGGGAAAGTATTTGGCAACCCCTTTCATTTCCAGCGCATCCGTAAAAGTGAGGCCCTTAAAACCAAGCTGGTTGCGCAACAGGCCGGTTACCGCATTCTTTGAGATAGAGGTAGCCCGGTGCGCGGTGTTGTCAATAGCAGGAACAAACAAATGCCCGATCATTACGCTTTGTACGCCGGCTTTGATCAGCTCTTTAAAGGGATACAGTTCAAGCTCCTGCAGCTGGTCTACGGTTTTATTGATCACCGGCAGATCCAGGTGTGAATCAACCGCCACATCTCCGTGCCCGGGGAAATGTTTGGCACTGGCCATAATCCCCGCATCCTGCATTCCTCGCATATAGGCCACACCCATCCGGGCCACTTTATACTTGTCTTCCCCAAAAGAACGGAACCCGATTACTGGGTTATTGGGATTATTGTTGATGTCGACAACCGGAGCGTAATTTACATGTACCCCCAGCCGCTTATGCTGTTTACCTACTGCCAGCCCCATTTCATAAGCAAGGGCCGTATCTGTAACAGCGCCAACCGTCATCTGGTAAGGAAATTTAATAACACTGTCCAGGCGCATTCCCAGTCCATATTCACCATCGATAGTGATCATCAGCGGTGTTTTGGCCAGTTGCTGATAATAATTGGTAAGGTTGGCCTGTCGGATGGGACCGCCCTGGAAAAAACAAAGCGCTCCTATATTGTACTTTTTGATGTCATTGGCAACCGCCGCAATATGATCTGCGCCCTTATTGGAATGTGCTCTCACAATAATCAGTTGAGCAATGCGCTGATCCTTGCTCAGACTTTTATACACGCTGTCTACCCATTTGGCTGCCGGGAGATTGCTCCGCTGGGCATGAGCAATGCAGGGCAGGCAGTACAGGGTTGTAAGCAGCAAAAACAATCTCAGGCTCTTCATACTTTGTAATTTTTCAGTTATGATAATTACAAAAGTAGGGTAAATGACGTTTTAACAACGCATAAGCCGAAAGCCAGGGAGGACGTTCAAAACGTAACGTTCAAAGTCGGATCCGCTCAATTTTCGGATCTTATGATCTTTAGAGGATTAAGACTATTGGGCAGTAACGGCATCTCCATTTTCACATTTCCAAAAAATAGATCTTACTCTGTGTACTTATATCCCACGCCTCTTACCGAGTGGAAGAATTTGGGATTGCGGCTGTCCTTTTCAAAATACTTTCTGAAGTTCAGGATAAAATTGTCGATGGTTCGGGTGGTGGGATACACATTATAACCCCACACGGCCTGCAGGATCTTTTCGCGGGGTACTACCTCGTTCTTGTTTTCAATGAGGAGCTTTAACAGCATGGCTTCTTTCTTGCTCAGCTGGATCTTCCCGGCATACTTGGTTACGGCTTCCTGGGCCTTAAAATCGATGATATTGTCTCCAAAAGTGTAAGTGTTGCCTACAGTACTTTTATCCTGCAGTTTTTGATTTTTATTGATCAGCTTCTGTATGCGCAGCAGGAGCTCTTCAAGGTTAAAAGGCTTGGTGAGATAGTCATCGGCGCCTTTTTTCAGGCCCAGCACCTTATCATTGCTGGTATTTTTGGCGCTCAGCATGAGGATCGGAACCTCGTTATTCCCCAGGCGAATGGTTTCAGCAACAGCAATGCCGTCCATCTCCGGCAGCATAATATCCAGTATAACCAGGTCGAAGTATTCGTTTTTTATGGCGTCTATAGCTTGTACCCCATCAAAGGCGGAGGTAACGGCATAACCTTCCAGTTCCAGGTTTAATTTTAATGCTTCATGAAGGTTCTCTTCATCTTCCACTAATAAGATAGTAGCCGTTTTGTCTCCGTTCATAGTTTATTGTCTTTTATCGAACTACTAAGTATAAAACTTAACCGCAAAAGTACTCCCGTTCGGTTCATGATTTGTCACTGAAATGTCTGCATTGTGATCTTTGGCAATTTTATCACATAAATAAAGTCCCAGTCCGGTGCCCTGTTTTTTACGTGTAGACTCATTACCGATGCGGTAAAATTTTGTAAAGATCTTTTTTTTCTCTTCCTCGGGGATGCCCGGTCCTTCGTCGGTTACCGATACGATAACGGCCTGCGGTTGTTTGCTCAGACGGATAAAAACGGCTCCATCCTTAGAGCTGTATTTAAGCGCATTTTCAATAAGATTGTTGATCAGGATCTGCAGCAACAGGGGATCGCCCTTTATATCGGCATCCGGATCGATCACCGCTTCAAAGCGACGGTCGTGAAACCGTTTTTCGAATTCTGCTACCCGGTCGGCCAGCAGATTGGAAAGATCGAGGTCTTCCTTGCTGATCTTCCGGTCCTGTCCTTCCAGTTGCGCAGACACCAGGATATTGTTAGTGAGGAAATGAAGCCGCGCGGTTTCTTCCAGGGTCATCGCAATCAGCTTGCGTCGCTTATTTTCATCCAGGTTGTGTTTTAAAAGGGTTTCGAGGTTAAGGGTGGCTACGGCAATAGGGGTTTTTAACTCATGGGTTACGGCCATGGTAAAATTCTGCTGTTGTTGCTGCAGGCGGGCCTGCTGGGTAATATACCGGTAAATAAAGAGGGCGCCTACAAGGATTAATCCCAGGAATACGATGCCTTCTCCTGCATATTTGACCCGGTTACGCCGGTACTCATCCTGCAGACCGCTGAGCTGTTCTTTATAATGTGCCGAACGGGTATCAGGTTCAGCTATATTTAAATGCTCGATCTTTGACTGGTGGAGCCGGTTGTTCTGTTGTTCCAGGGAAATGAACCACCAAACCAGTGCAGCCAGGATATATACTACCAGTAAATAAAACAGAATGGTCGCCCTCCTTGAGTATCGTTTCCGTTTTTTTTCCATACTAATGCCGGGTTTCTGTGATTTTTTCAACGCCGATACCTGCATTTAACATAAAGAGCAGCGGATCGTCCTTCATCAGTTGGCTGATAGTAAACCGGTAGCGGTTCTTCTTTAAAACAACGGGTACGTTTAAACGGATCCGGTGATCGTAGAGATCATCAATATTGCTGCCGCCCCATTTTCCGGAAGGGGTTACCAGCGAGGCGTTTACCCGGAGGGTGGAAACAGGGTGGCCGGCGGTATCTTTAACGGAAATGGATGCTACAAGATTGTTATAGCGGTACTGCTGGGTATGACGCAGGATCAGGTAAAGCTGGTAAGAGGCAGAGTCGGTAATGTCCAGTTCAACGATAGCCGGGGATTTTTTTTTCCATTCATGCCGGGGGATATCTGCCACCCGCTCTCTTACCTCAATCTGTTTACAGGAGAAAACAACACTGGTGGAAATAATCAATAAAACAGAAACGAACCGATTCATCAGGGTACATTTTTGCAAATGTACTATTAATACGGCTGATATGCTGCTGCCGGAACCCTGAAAGCAGACCCAAACTCAGTGCGGATCAGATGCAACATCTGCATCGCGGAAGGTAGAATCGCTCCTGGAATTATAATACGTTCAGCACCTGTTCTTTTGCTTTCTCCAGTTCGTCCTTCATCATCACCACCAGTTTTTGAATGGAAGCATGATAGGCTTTGGAACCGGTGGTATTGATCTCCCGTCCTACCTCCTGCAGGATAAAGGAAAGTTTTTTCCCCTTGATGTCGGAATCTTCCTTAACAGTTTGCATAAAGTAGACGCAGTGATTTTTTAACCGCACCAGTTCTTCGGTAATATCGATCTTTTCAATGTAGTAAATCAGCTCCTGCTCCAGCCGGTTGGTGTCAAAATTTTCTTTCCCTACTTTTTCCTCCAGCAGTTTTACAATACCTTCCCGGATCATCTCTTTTCGGGAGGGGTCCAGTTTTTCTACTTCGGCCTGCAGTGCTTCAATGTTCCGGATGCGCCCGGTAAGCTCAGTTTCCAGGATCTGTCCTTCATTGGCGCGGTGCTGGTTCAGGTCGGCGATGGCGGCCTTTACCAGTTCGATAAAAACGGCAGCGTCTTCATCAGACAGCGTTTCGCTGGTTGGCGTAATCACCTCCGGAAGTTTGATCAGTGCATTCAGGATATTGGAAGTATCAATATTCAATTCACGCGAAAGTTCGGCAAGGGAATGGTAATATGCTTTCGCAAGATCAGTGTTAATGGTTACCGGTTTGGCATCTCCGGTATCCTTCAGGCTGATGCTGCATTCCACACTACCCCGGCTCAATCCTTCCGCCAGTGTTTTGCGGATATTAAACTCCTGCGACTTCAGTAATGCAGGCAGCCGTAAAGAGAGGTCGAACTGTTTACCATTTAGCGATTTGATGTCTACAAGAAAGGTTTTATTGCCAATCGTTTTTTCAGCGCGGCCAAAGCCGGTCATTGATTTGAACATAGCGTGATTTTTGTAAAGATAATTATTCGCGGCGTCTCTTATTAAAAATAAAAAGAAGCTGCAACAGCAGGATATGGTTCTTCTTTACATAAAAAAATCCCTTCGAAAGTGAAGGGATTATTTTATAAAGATGGGTTAGTAAGTATGAGAAATAAAATTTCTCACCACAATATTAATTATTATTTTGTCGATATAAAAATTATTTAGTACAAATTTTATTCACATTTTAAAATGACCTGTGGATATGTAGCGCCTGTTTCCGGATGATGGGATTGCCGTATAGAAAAGCAGGAGGATGTAATGCCAGTGTTTTGTTGCTGAACGTATCGCTGAAACATTGATGAATAAAGGGTTTCAGAGGGATTGTGTTTTTTTGCATGCCACTTGCAGATTGAAACCCTGCGGATGATTTGATGAAAAATAACCTGTTGGTTTTGCGTAAAATCGGGACTTAAAAATCTTTTGGAACGGCACGGAAAATTTTCGGGAATGTGAAAAACTTTGAGGTTTTGTATGGGAACAAAGAGTTACGCCTACCTTTGAAAAAAAAGATATGCGATTTGAAAATCCTGTTCCGCTTTCAGAAATAGCAACGTTGATCGCTGCAAGAATTGTTGGCGATCCCAACGCCACAGCAACGGGTATCAACGAGATTCACCAGGTGGAAAAAGGCGACCTTGTTTTTGTAGATCACCCTAAATATTACGATGCGGCTATTCATTCGGCAGCCAGTTACATCATCATTAATGCAGACCGGGAAGTGCCCGAAGACAAAGCGTTGCTGATTGTTGAAGAGCCGTTTGAGGCCTATCTGAAAATCGTATTCACCTTCCGCCCGTTCCGTCCTTCCTTGAGCCTGGTTGCCGCAACGGCGCAGATAGGACCGGGTACGGTTATTATGCCCAATGTATACCTGGGCAATCATGTTACCATTGGTGCCAATTGTGTCATCTACCCCAACGTAACCATTATGGACTATTGTACGGTTGGGGACGATGTAGTGATCCAAAGCGGAACGGTTATTGGCAGCGATGCCTTTTATTACAATAAAAAAACCAACCGCCCCGTCCATTATAAACGCATGACCAGTTGTGGCACCGTGGAAATAGAAACCGGTGTAGAAATTGGTGCGGGTTGTACCATCGACCGGGGAGTTACGGGTGTAACGCGGATCGGGGCCGGTACAAAAATGGATAACCTGGTGCATATCGGACACGACACCCTGGTGGGAAAAAATTGTTTATTTGCCGCCCAGGTCGGGATCGCCGGTGCATCTGTCATTGAAGATGAGGTGATCTTATGGGGCCAGGTGGGGGTAAGTAAAACATTGACCATCGGCAAAGGGGCGGTGGTCAATGCACAAAGTGGAGTGCCTTCTTCCCTGGAAGGCGGAAAGATTTATTTTGGCAGCCCGGCTGTTCCCGCACACGAGAAAAAGAAGGAACTGGTTTGGATTAAACGGATCCCGCAGATATGGGATCAGTTAAATAAAAGCGAATCATCCAGTTAGCAAAAAACTTAAGGATTCCTTTTGTACCCGCGTTCTGCTTCGTACCTTGCGGCTATGCAGGACTATTTAGCAGGATTGAATGAACGGCAGAAAGAAGCCGTATTACATATCGACGGCCCTTTAATGATCATCGCCGGAGCCGGTAGCGGAAAAACCAAGGTACTCACCACACGTATTGCCCACCTGATGGCAAAGGGTATAGATGCGTTTAATATACTGGCGCTCACATTTACCAACAAAGCGGCCCGGGAAATGAAAGAACGGATTGAGCGGATCCTGGGAAACAATGAAGCCCGCAATCTGTACATCGGAACCTTTCACAGTGTATTTGCAAGAATCCTCCGGTCGGAGGCACACCGCATCGGGTACCCCAACAGTTTTACTATTTACGATACGGATGACGCCAAAAGCGTGGTAAAAACCGTCATCAATGAAATGCAGCTGGATGATAAACTGTATAAGCCGGCAACGGTGTATAACCGAATCTCTTCGGCAAAGAACGCGCTGGTTAGCCCGATGGAGTATGCAACGGACTATCATATCCAGCAGGAAGACCTGCGGGCCAACCGCCCGGCCATCGCAAAGATCTATGATGCTTACTGCAAGCGCTGCTTTAAGAACGGAGCGATGGATTTTGATGACCTGCTGCTGAAGTTCTATGAGTTGTTAAAAAGCTTTCCGGAAGTGCTGAGCAAGTACCAGCATAAATTCCGGTACATAATGATTGATGAGTACCAGGATACCAACCCTGCGCAGTATGAAATCGTGAAACTGCTTGGAGCAATGCATGAAAATGTTTGCGTGGTGGGAGATGATGCGCAAAGTATTTATAGCTTCCGCGGAGCCACCATTCAGAACATCCTGCAGTTTCAGAAAGATTATGATGATGTAAAGGTGGTAAAACTGGAGCAGAACTACCGGAGCACCCAAACCATTATTCAT
The sequence above is a segment of the Niabella agricola genome. Coding sequences within it:
- a CDS encoding YicC/YloC family endoribonuclease; its protein translation is MFKSMTGFGRAEKTIGNKTFLVDIKSLNGKQFDLSLRLPALLKSQEFNIRKTLAEGLSRGSVECSISLKDTGDAKPVTINTDLAKAYYHSLAELSRELNIDTSNILNALIKLPEVITPTSETLSDEDAAVFIELVKAAIADLNQHRANEGQILETELTGRIRNIEALQAEVEKLDPSRKEMIREGIVKLLEEKVGKENFDTNRLEQELIYYIEKIDITEELVRLKNHCVYFMQTVKEDSDIKGKKLSFILQEVGREINTTGSKAYHASIQKLVVMMKDELEKAKEQVLNVL
- a CDS encoding UDP-3-O-(3-hydroxymyristoyl)glucosamine N-acyltransferase, translating into MRFENPVPLSEIATLIAARIVGDPNATATGINEIHQVEKGDLVFVDHPKYYDAAIHSAASYIIINADREVPEDKALLIVEEPFEAYLKIVFTFRPFRPSLSLVAATAQIGPGTVIMPNVYLGNHVTIGANCVIYPNVTIMDYCTVGDDVVIQSGTVIGSDAFYYNKKTNRPVHYKRMTSCGTVEIETGVEIGAGCTIDRGVTGVTRIGAGTKMDNLVHIGHDTLVGKNCLFAAQVGIAGASVIEDEVILWGQVGVSKTLTIGKGAVVNAQSGVPSSLEGGKIYFGSPAVPAHEKKKELVWIKRIPQIWDQLNKSESSS